A stretch of the Lolium perenne isolate Kyuss_39 chromosome 3, Kyuss_2.0, whole genome shotgun sequence genome encodes the following:
- the LOC127327137 gene encoding uncharacterized protein: protein MSENQGRKKDMKRKRAGIQKFFKPIDSVSQPEPDEQVDDVQAGEENNPNSARGDAEIDQGFDKWKKVNNGKECAFLTHMGTSPSSAHNFAVRCYESLKNNMTHIDKVIIKQCKKRVADARLRLTASIDVIKLLMRQACPFRGNDESEDSKNQGNFKEILKLVGCYNKDVREVMQNAPRNAKYTSPTIQKEIAGIFARKVQNSITKEIGNGKFTIMVDESRDESKKEQMAVVLRFVDIDGEIREHFIDLIHVSDTCALTLKNSIIAVLVDNGLSVKDIRGQGYDGASNVRGEWNGLKALILQEFPYAYYIHCLAHQLQLALVAASREVPKVHNFFQNANFIVNTVSASPKRNDELLDNQAIEIAKEIELGELDTGRGLNQIGSLQRAGDTRWSSHYKSVKSLLRLFGASVLVLRGVANDRSVPWNSRGDAEGALNFLITFDFVFILHLMEKIMKITDVLCVKLQNKTLDIANALDIVSNTKILLAELREGGWESLIEEVKNFCLKHEVNIPDMNQKYVDVKKSRNKHDNTTVFHHYKVDVFNAAIDQQVTELNHRFSSQVTELLDLCTSLDPRHDNFNKSKICRLVEKFYPADFSSQERDRLECELPHFQLDTSNHPEIRNCNSLADLTKAIIKTGKSSDYPMVERLLRLVITLPVSTATAERAFSAMKLVKTGLRTKLGDDFLRYCVIVYIEREIAEKFSVEEIIETFDLRAHKAEFKLIDM from the exons ATGAGCGAAAATCAGGGAAGAAAGAAAG ATATGAAGAGGAAAAGAGCCGGAATTCAGAAATTTTTCAAGCCAATTGATTCGGTGTCACAGCCAGAGCCAGATGAACAAGTAGACGATGTGCAAGCAGGCGAAGAAAACAATCCTAACTCGGCTAGAGGTGATGCTGAAATCGACCAAG GATTTGATAAGtggaagaaggtcaacaatggaaaaGAATGTGCTTTCCTCACACATATGGGAACTAGTCCCAGTTCAGCCCATAATTTTGCAGTTCGATGTTATGAAAGCCTGAAAAATAATATGACTCATATTGATAAGGTGATTATAAAACAATGCAAGAAACGGGTTGCTGATGCAAGACTAAGGCTTACAGCTTCCATCGATGTTATTAA GTTGTTAATGCGCCAGGCATGTCCCTTTAGAGGAAATGATGAATCTGAAGATTCCAAAAATCAAGGCAATTTCAAGGAAATCCTCAAGCTTGTGGGCTGTTATAATAAGGATGTACGGGAAGTTATGCAAAATGCTCCAAGAAATGCTAAGTACACATCACCAACTATTCAGAAGGAAATTGCTGGCATATTTGCTCGGAAAGTGCAAAATTCAATCACAAAAGAGATTGGTAATGGCAAGTTTACTATCATGGTTGATGAATCTCGAGATGAGTCTAAGAAAGAACAGATGGCAGTTGTTCTTCGATTTGTGGACATAGATGGAGAGATAAGGGAGCATTTCATTGATCTTATTCATGTTAGTGACACTTGTGCTTTGACTCTCAAGAATTCAATTATTGCTGTGCTAGTTGATAATGGATTGAGTGTCAAAGATATCAGAGGGCAAGGCTATGATGGAGCAAGTAACGTGAGAGGAGAGTGGAATGGGCTTAAGGCTCTAATTCTCCAAGAATTCCCTTATGCGTACTATATACACTGCCTTgctcatcaacttcaattggctcTTGTTGCCGCTTCAAGGGAGGTACCAAAGGTCCACAACTTCTTCCAAAATGCAAATTTTATCGTTAATACTGTTAGTGCATCTCCCAAACGCAATGATGAGCTACTAGATAATCAGGCTATTGAAATTGCAAAAGAGATAGAACTCGGAGAGCTTGATACAGGAAGAGGGCTAAATCAAATAGGATCTTTACAAAGGGCCGGAGACACAAGATGGAGTTCCCACTACAAATCGGTAAAAAGCTTGTTAAGATTGTTTGGTGCATCTGTTTTGGTGCTAAGAGGTGTAGCAAATGACCGCTCAGTTCCGTGGAATTCAAGAGGAGATGCTGAGGGTGCCCTTAATTTCCTAATAACATTTGATTTTGTCTTCATTCTACACCTCATGGAGAAAATTATGAAGATCACTGATGTCTTGTGTGTCAAACTCCAAAATAAAACTCTGGATATTGCAAATGCACTGGATATTGTTTCTAATACCAAGATATTACTTGCTGAATTGAGAGAAGGTGGATGGGAAAGTCTTATAGAAGAGGTGAAAAACTTTTGTTTGAAGCATGAGGTTAACATCCCAGATATGAATCAAAA GTACGTTGATGTGAAGAAATCTCGAAATAAGCATGACAACACCACCGTATTCCATCACTACAAAGTAGATGTATTCAATGCTGCAATAGATCAACAAGTGACAGAGTTGAATCATCGATTCAGTTCTCAAGTAACCGAGCTACTTGATCTTTGTACATCCTTGGATCCGAGGCATGATAATTTTAATAAGTCCAAGATATGCAGACTAGTGGAAAAATTCTATCCTGCTGATTTTTCTAGTCAAGAGAGAGACAGGTTGGAGTGCGAGCTTCCACATTTTCAACTTGATACATCCAACCATCCAGAGATCAGAAATTGCAACTCACTTGCTGATTTGACAAAGGCAATAATTAAGACCGGTAAGTCATCTGATTATCCAATGGTTGAGAGGTTGTTACGCTTAGTGATCACTCTTCCGGTGTCAACTGCAACAGCAGAGCGAGCCTTTTCTGCTATGAAACTGGTCAAGACCGGTCTTCGCACTAAGTTGGGAGATGACTTTCTCCGCTATTGTGTGATAGTCTACATAGAGAGGGAAATAGCAGAAAAGTTTAGTGTTGAAGAAATTATTGAGACATTTGATCTTCGTGCTCATAAAGCCGAGTTCAAATTGATAGATATGTAA